A region of Myxococcus stipitatus DSM 14675 DNA encodes the following proteins:
- a CDS encoding DUF1592 domain-containing protein — translation MTSRLHERRRWLGLAGTGCLLLLAGCKGDSPPSARVLPDTPRDDPPVQVTGCESPSTDPGRVTLHRLNRAEYDATVRDLLGDTTRPARAFPVDDHGYGFDNNADVLSLSPLLMEKYASAAEALIESAWTRGTLRTCALDPTTPEPCARDILSRFARRAWRRPVTAEEVDRLLRPLALAKQHGDPPEAGVKLALRSVLVSPHFLFRVETDPEPASKTPHKVSAFELASRLSYFLWSSMPDEALLQAAEQDKLRTPQELEAQVRRMLADPKAQALVSNFAGQWLFTRALDSAEPDPTLYGAFNDTLRRAMRQETELVFQEFLTGDYKLRDLLDAPFTFVNDALAAHYGLPLPGSTTPQRVDLTGHPERRGIFGHGSLLTVTSNSDRTSPVQRGVWVLEQLLCSAPPPPPPNVEGLPPPVNPDMTMKERMALHRSLPQCQGCHRMMDPLGLALENYDPIGRWRLKEVSGAPVDATGDLPDGNVLNGGADMRRFVKADPKLPECMTEHLLTYALGRGTSDADACAVRLIAASAEARGGRLSDYILAIVLSDHFTSRRGDTEAASP, via the coding sequence GTGACTTCCAGGCTTCACGAACGAAGGCGCTGGCTGGGGCTCGCGGGCACGGGCTGCCTGCTGCTGCTCGCCGGCTGCAAGGGTGACTCGCCTCCCTCCGCGCGCGTCCTGCCCGACACACCCCGCGACGACCCGCCCGTCCAGGTCACCGGTTGCGAGAGCCCCTCCACCGACCCGGGCCGCGTCACCCTCCACCGACTCAACCGCGCGGAATACGACGCCACCGTGCGCGACCTCCTGGGCGACACCACGCGCCCCGCGCGCGCGTTCCCCGTGGATGACCACGGCTATGGCTTCGACAACAACGCGGACGTCCTCAGCCTGTCCCCCTTGCTGATGGAGAAGTACGCCTCCGCCGCCGAAGCGCTCATCGAGAGCGCGTGGACACGAGGCACCCTGCGCACCTGCGCGCTCGACCCCACCACCCCCGAACCCTGCGCACGCGACATCCTCTCCCGCTTCGCGCGCCGCGCCTGGCGCCGCCCCGTCACCGCCGAGGAGGTGGACCGGCTGCTGCGTCCGCTCGCGCTCGCGAAGCAGCACGGAGACCCACCCGAGGCGGGCGTGAAGCTGGCCCTGCGCTCGGTGCTCGTCTCGCCGCACTTCCTCTTCCGCGTGGAGACGGACCCCGAGCCCGCCTCCAAGACACCCCACAAGGTCAGCGCGTTCGAGTTGGCCAGCCGCCTCTCCTACTTCCTCTGGAGCAGCATGCCCGACGAGGCGCTCCTCCAGGCCGCCGAGCAGGACAAGCTGCGCACGCCCCAGGAGTTGGAGGCGCAGGTGCGCCGGATGCTCGCGGACCCGAAGGCCCAGGCCCTGGTGAGCAACTTCGCCGGACAGTGGCTCTTCACCCGCGCGCTCGACTCCGCGGAGCCGGACCCCACGCTCTACGGCGCCTTCAACGACACGCTGCGAAGGGCCATGCGCCAGGAGACCGAGCTCGTCTTCCAGGAGTTCCTCACCGGCGACTACAAGCTGAGGGACCTGCTGGATGCGCCCTTCACCTTCGTGAACGACGCGCTCGCCGCGCACTACGGGCTGCCGCTGCCCGGGAGCACCACGCCCCAGCGCGTGGACCTGACCGGGCACCCCGAGCGCCGAGGCATCTTCGGCCATGGCTCGCTGCTCACCGTCACGTCCAACTCCGACCGCACCTCGCCCGTGCAGCGCGGCGTCTGGGTGTTGGAGCAGCTGCTGTGCTCGGCGCCTCCGCCGCCCCCGCCCAACGTGGAGGGGCTGCCGCCACCGGTGAATCCCGACATGACGATGAAGGAGCGCATGGCGCTGCACCGCAGCCTGCCGCAGTGCCAGGGCTGTCACCGGATGATGGACCCGTTGGGGCTCGCGCTGGAGAACTACGACCCCATCGGCCGCTGGCGCCTGAAGGAGGTCAGCGGCGCGCCCGTGGACGCGACGGGAGACCTGCCCGACGGCAACGTCCTCAACGGCGGCGCGGACATGCGGCGCTTCGTGAAGGCGGACCCGAAGCTGCCCGAGTGCATGACCGAGCATCTGCTCACCTACGCGCTGGGCCGAGGCACCTCCGACGCGGACGCGTGCGCGGTGCGGCTCATCGCGGCCTCGGCGGAGGCTCGGGGCGGACGGCTCAGCGACTACATCCTCGCCATCGTCCTCAGCGACCACTTCACCTCCCGGCGAGGTGACACGGAGGCAGCATCCCCATGA
- a CDS encoding DUF1552 domain-containing protein: protein MSRKPSLSRRTVLRGAGALLALPWLERMLPGTARAAAPAPSPKRLAVFYVPNGIHMPKWTPTGTGAAWELTPTLQPLAPVKSDVLVISGLANDAGRPDGDGHHAAGTAALLSCTKAFKTEGTDLRAGISMDQVIANHLARQKATRFASLELGIDAGRGIGNCDSGYACPYANNIAWAGPHTPMAKEVVPQAVFDRLFGGTHSGETQAQAARRRAYGLSIIDSVREDATGLQRKLGTTDRRKLDEYFTSVRDLEKQVDAMGVPTSACGTPTAPGSDEDPRAKTKAMMDLIVLAFQCDLTRVVTFMLANARSNKVYGFLGLSGGHHAYSHHQHVQSNFDALARIDRWEVEQYAYLVRRLKEVKDGQGVPLLDNALVYFTSEIEDGNGHIHKNLPVLLSGKGGGALVTDRHLRAPGVPIANLYISLMRAMGVPNVNTFGADGTRELSGLLVGG, encoded by the coding sequence ATGAGCAGGAAGCCTTCCCTCTCCCGACGCACGGTGCTGCGCGGCGCGGGCGCGCTCCTGGCGCTGCCCTGGCTGGAGCGGATGCTCCCCGGCACCGCCCGAGCCGCGGCCCCCGCGCCCTCGCCCAAGCGCCTGGCTGTGTTCTACGTGCCCAATGGCATCCACATGCCCAAGTGGACCCCCACCGGCACGGGCGCGGCCTGGGAATTGACGCCGACGCTCCAGCCGCTCGCCCCGGTGAAGAGCGACGTGCTCGTCATCAGCGGGCTCGCCAACGACGCGGGCCGGCCGGATGGAGACGGCCACCACGCCGCGGGCACCGCCGCGCTGCTGTCCTGCACCAAGGCCTTCAAGACGGAGGGCACCGACCTGCGCGCGGGCATCTCCATGGACCAGGTCATCGCCAACCACCTGGCCCGGCAGAAGGCCACGCGCTTCGCCTCGCTGGAGCTGGGCATCGACGCGGGCCGAGGCATCGGCAACTGCGACTCCGGCTACGCGTGCCCCTACGCGAACAACATCGCCTGGGCGGGGCCGCACACGCCCATGGCCAAGGAAGTGGTGCCCCAGGCCGTCTTCGACCGGCTCTTCGGCGGCACCCACTCCGGGGAGACGCAGGCCCAGGCCGCCAGGCGCCGCGCCTACGGCCTGAGCATCATCGACTCCGTCCGGGAGGACGCCACCGGGCTCCAGCGGAAGCTGGGCACGACGGACCGGCGCAAGCTCGACGAGTACTTCACCAGCGTCCGGGACCTGGAGAAGCAGGTGGATGCCATGGGGGTCCCCACCTCCGCGTGCGGGACCCCCACCGCGCCGGGAAGCGATGAGGACCCTCGCGCCAAGACGAAGGCGATGATGGACCTCATCGTCCTCGCCTTCCAATGCGACCTCACCCGCGTGGTGACCTTCATGCTGGCCAACGCGCGCAGCAACAAGGTGTATGGCTTCCTGGGCCTCAGCGGCGGACACCACGCGTACTCCCACCACCAGCACGTCCAGTCCAACTTCGACGCGCTCGCGCGCATCGACCGCTGGGAGGTGGAGCAGTACGCCTACCTCGTGCGTCGCCTGAAGGAAGTGAAGGATGGGCAGGGCGTGCCGCTGCTCGACAACGCGTTGGTCTACTTCACGAGCGAAATCGAGGACGGCAACGGGCACATCCACAAGAACCTGCCCGTGCTGCTCTCGGGCAAGGGCGGCGGCGCCCTGGTCACGGACCGCCACCTGCGCGCGCCCGGGGTCCCCATCGCGAACCTCTACATCTCGCTGATGCGGGCCATGGGCGTCCCCAACGTCAACACGTTCGGTGCGGATGGCACCCGGGAGCTCTCCGGGCTCCTCGTCGGTGGGTAG